The Loxodonta africana isolate mLoxAfr1 chromosome 6, mLoxAfr1.hap2, whole genome shotgun sequence genomic interval TATAATTGGCATTGTTAATTTGAAATGAGATAAAAAAGAATGACTTAAAAGCTATAAAATGTCTTCCCTACTTTTGGTTTAGAAGATAATgctggcaaacaaacaaacaaaaaacccctaaGCAATCAATCAGTACTCCAAAGTATCAACAAATGCATATAACTGGAGGCAGAAGTAGTTTATAATTAAAACTTTTCAAACAATTTCAtagttttatttcaaaatatttgtttCCAGAGAGTTATTCTGGTTAGATTCACAGACCAAAgtatgaagaaaacatttattattattactgctatCATTCTGGCTATTAATTAAATAATACCAATTTGGAAACAGGAGAGTTCATTATCAAAGGCATGTCCTTCTTAAAAAACTATACCTAAAAATTAAAGATTAATTATGGAAACTGTAgattttaaattaattataatttttaacaTGTTTCATTATTATAAGGTTTGAGAAAGCTTTTCATATATCTGAAATTCTCTGAATAATTGTGTTCCCAAACTGTTTCCCAGCTTGGTAAGTTAAAAGTATTCTTACAAGAGAAATTCCctcatttaaggaaaaaaaaaaaaacaaactctagaACTCATGTTTAAGATATTCTGAAAAGTCTCAAGTTCTATGGTATTCTGCAGACTAAAACCATTATCTAATTAAACACGactcagataattttttttttttttcagataatacCCATAAGAAATTCAGTGGCTTTCCTTTGTGATGCTCACCACGAAAGCGTCTGTGTGATTATCGGAGTCTATTTCTACGTCATCCTGAATTTGTTCAACTGTCAGAGCTTCAAGGGGCTGTGGCTGAAAATTAGTACATGTTAAAATGCATCAAAGATACAATATTAGTTAaaccattttattatttatttgagaATTTCCCTTACCTACAGTAACTACTCGAGTCCTATAAAAATCACTgcataatttatatttttctatcaAAACCAACTTAAGTAATAAAATTAGGAGACAGGCTGCTAACCTACATGGGCAGGTATAGAGGGCAGGCATGAATGATGAAGCAGCCAATTAGGAGACAGGTGGCAGGTACAGATAAGTGATGGTGTAGGGACTATGCTCACCAAGCAGACCCCATGTTCACTTTgatgtaaatggtttaaaattAAATTGTACACAATGTATTTAGATCTGAATCTGACAGATTTATGTAAAAGCAATTCAGCAAACTCTATTTTACATACTGAACAAATTACCTTTTCTTCCATCTCATAATCCACTCCAAATATAGGACTGGCAGAATAGACTTTGTGAAGTGAATTGATTTCCTTAACTGATTCTTGTAGTTTTTCCACAGGATCTATTTTAAAGCCAAGAACATATCCTCCACTCTATAAGcaaaatataatgaaaaaaacAAGTCTAGGAAGAACACTATTTACGTTGTATGATAAACCATAGCTTTAACTGTTCTTATTTGAGAACATAATTtgaaaattgattttttaaactaaactttttattagaaaaatgccaaacagaaacaaaaatagaAGAGTACAAGGAACCTCCATTAGCCATCATCCAATCTCAACAAGTAACAACATCTGGCCAGCTCTGTTTCATCTctaaccacccccacccccaagacaCATATTCAGCATTATTTTGAATCACATCCAGGTCATatcatttcatctgtaaatatcaAGCTGATCTTTTAAgattaaaacacatacacacacacactgaagaTTGTGAAGACCAAGTGAGCTAAGTTTTTCTTCAGCTAGGCCTTGAAAGAAGGAATATACTATACATTAAAAAAGATAGGCAACAGCCTGAGGCTATCTCCTTGAAGAATTAGGAAAGAAACTTGACCACAATATGTTGTTGGAGAAGAGCAAGTATTATATCCCCTGCTGTGgttagaaaaaaatgaaggagCATACTGTAATAGGTAAGAGCAGATGCTTTGGGTTAAGAGCAGAAGCTTTTGAGTTCAAATTCTGGTTCTACAATTACTGTGTGATGCTGGAAAACATACTCTCCTTAACCTTTTTAAGCCTCAATTTTCTAATCATAAAATGGTTATGAAGTTGAATTAAATAACACGTATGACACTTCATACAGTTCTTGGTACATAGAaggtactcagtaaatggcaGCTACTAATAATCTACAGGCCAGGGGAGAGGAAACATTCATGTTTAAATATAGAAGTGTTtcataaacaaataaatgttttctttaaaTGTATTTCTGCAAAAACTTGGCATAGCAGTTTACAATTAGATAAAGGAAAATCACTTATCTGTGAGAGTATGAAtctcaaagtgtgtgtgtgtgtctgtatctaTCTGAGTTTCTCAAAGGCAGTCTTGGGAATGAGTAAGACCTGGAATCAAAACCTAGCCATACCACTTTCTAGCTGTGAGATCATGGGCAAGGTTTCTAGCCTCTCTAAACGGCAGTTTCCctaactgtaaaatggggagaatatagtaaatgtggagccctggtggcactgtggttaagagcttggctgctaaccaaaatggcagtagttcaaatccaccagccactccttggaaaccctatggtgcagttctactctgtcctatagggttgccatgagtcggaatcaactcaacggctcaAAGCACCAACAATGTAAATGTATCATAGAGCTGTGTAAAGATTAAGATAATGCATGGAAAGCGCTTAGCACTTAATACTGtcagtaataaaaataatgatcatGATAATATCtgtgccaacaacaacaaaaaaagcaggattcTTCCTATGGGGGCAATTACTATAAAACTTCAAACGCGCATATAATTTCATATTACAGCTAATATTCTTCTTAGTTGTAAATTGGTTCTATGTAACTAAAACTAAAAATCTAGACTGTCACATagttttaaaaatcaatcaaAGACTAATAAAAGTATAAAGTATCTTACCTGCTGAGAGCTTTCTATGACAAGAGCTAAACCAAATTTTGAATCTCTGATCTTTATTGAACGCTAGatgtaaaatgaaagagaaaaaaactaatataAGTGTGTAAACTTACACACAGTAACAAGTGGCATTTAAAGAACATTCCTTCCTTCATTACTCTTCCACAGAGGTAAAGTAAACGAACTAAGACTCGTACTGAAAATAGGTGGCAGATTATAAGGCAATAAAAAGATATCTCTGAAATACGGACAAAATGCTCTGACTCAAATACCCCCGAGAGTCAACAACTTAtctgaatattttaaataaaggaCCAGCAATCTTTTAGTTAGTCAGTGTCTTTTGTGGCTCCTAAGGCTGGGCTAGTTTTGAAGAGTCACTTTTCATGTCTCCCATTATAGGAGGCTGAGTTCTTACAGAAACTATATtccaactttttttaaaaaaaaaaaagaaaaaagtttacgAGCGTTCAGTTACTAcattcatcatttttggcaagttttaaagacaaaaacacaaaaatactAATTTCATTAGTAATTAAAAACTGTAAGAGTgcaaatgtatttaatttttctgCATAATGATACAACATAAAGGTAGTATGCACAAGTATTTTTTGCCTTTCCAAATTTTAATAGGATATCAGATAAGGCTGGGGTAGATCAAACATAACTAACATCAAAAGGTAAACGTAACATGAAGGTTAAGCTTGATCAGCAGGTGATGGACAGTGACAACACTGGccagggaggaggaaggggtAGAAGCACAATGGTGGGCAGGACCTACAGAAAGTACTTGTTGGCAGAGAACCATGGAGGTCTGACATTATGACCAGGAGaccaaaatatcaaaaaatagTAATCTGTGGTAAGTGATGGCATACCACACTTCCAGAGAGATGGTCATTAAAAGCTGAAAcagagtgagaaaaagaaaaggagacaaAGCTAACTGTTATAAAAACCTCGCCTTCCATCTAGATTCCTTCACACCCTACCAGGAGTACACACAGAGACAGTTAAGCCACAGAACATTAGCACCCTGGCTGTCAATAGGGAATCTAACCAGGTGATTGTCAGTGAAACACAGGCTGATTTAATAGAAACCAGCAGAAGTTGATATATGTCTATATGGGTGTGGTCACAGCAATGGCTGAGGCCTGGAGCTGAAGTTAGAATATGACTGCTGCAGTGACAGACTGTGATGATATCAGATTGCAAGTTCTTTGGGCCAGGCTGAATTCATTCCAGAGGTCGTGTTTGGCAACTCTATTCTTAAATAACAAAAAACATCCTATGTGAAGAACAGAAAGCACAGGGTTGTTTACTACTCAGTAATTATTCAGCATAATAGTTAGGCAAGCTATAACACGTATAAACGCAATATAAAAAAGTAATGAACAATACATATACCAATTTATCAAACGAATCTGTAGAATCTGCATGTTATGCCTTTCCAGTCCTGATCATAAATTCCTACATATATTTCAGATGCAGAAATAATTTTATTCCTGTTAGATTCTATGATTTTCTGTTTAATGTGCTGCTTCTCCCCACCAGACTGAAACCTCCTTGATGGCAGATACTGTGGACTGGTTGATGATTTTCATCATTATATCTCTAGCACctagcacagagtaggtgctcaatatttGACAAATAAAGGAAGGAATATCAGATTATTTTAAAGTAACTCAAAAATCAACCAATTTAGTGAAAGATGATCTTGAGAATATTATGCAAAGAATTATCCTTCTGATAGGCCaagattttctttaaaagaaagaaagacattttTCAGATATTGCATACATTAAAtctactcaataaatattcagtCTTAAAACTACTTTTACCCTACAAAAATGGTAATTAGCACAGGATAATGTCACAGGATTTTCATTAACCATTTTTATGTTCCATCTAATTTGCactcaaaacaaaccaaacccagtgccgttgggtCGAATccagtccaactcatagccaccctataggacaaagtaaaactgacccctagggtttccagggagtggctggtggattcgaactaccgaccttttggttagcagcagtagctcttaaccactgtggcaccagggctccactggaaaaaaaaaaaaaccaaacctgttgctgttgagtcgattccaactcataaggctCCACTCCACCCAAAAAACCTACAGTCCTGTAAATAGCTActttacataaaatgaaactcttcAGTTTATTGGAGTTTACTGTTTATTTCACTGAATCACACACTTACCATAGCAGCAGCAGAGTAAAAAGAACCATCTTTACCTACTCCCCCCCAAATTGGTTTCAGCTCTTATTCTGGATTTTATTAGCTTTCACTGAGCTTACACTAAAAGCGTTATCACTATAAGCCATCTTGGCTCCTTTTCAGTAAACCTGTAGTATGAATCCAGTGTACATTACATGCTATATTTGAACACAGTGAAATCAGTCCATTCATAAAATTAATGAATTCACTCTGCCTTTAAAAGGTTTTGGAGCAGAAAGTAACAAGAGAGCCAAGATAAAAGTGACAAGAGAGCATGCTAAAGCCATACCAAGGAACCAGCATATGCTTGCCTCATGGAAAGGTTATGGAAAACTTTAGTAACTAAAATCCTTTGAATAGAGTCCaactattttaatttttagaatccAGCATATTTTTTCTCTTAATCTTGAGATGATAATGGTGCTATTTCCCTTGAATATAAATGCAATCAGGTGTTTTCTATATTGAAATATTAAAGTATACTTTCAGCTAATAACTGCAGCCACTTCAAAAGGAAGAGAGTGAACTCACCTAATCTCAAAAGTCCTGTTAACTGTTGAACAGAAATTATTTATTCTACGTTAAAATAAGGTCACCAAAATGCATGTACTTACAATTTGCAGATATGGTATACTGACATTAAAACTGTCATTCATATTTGCATGCCACACAATTCTTACATTGGTAATAAAAAAAGTTCCCAAATTTCCCTGTTAAAGAGAATAATGAGAGATGTATCAACAATCATTTGTTTGGATACTTACTCTTTATGTTCTAAAAACCTGAATAATTCTGATTATCACAGTAGTAGACAATACCATAATTGATACAATACAGTATCAACGAGTTAATCATTCACTGAATGGCAGTAAAATTAGATAACTCACAGCATGGACTCTGGAGTTAGACTCCTAGTCATTATACCATCAGTACTTAACTAATTGTCTGACCACAGGCAGATTTCTTCTTGGTATGTTTTTGTCAAATGTAAAGTGGAGATTTTCTTAAATAACCTAAGTAAATAAAGCCCTTAACACAATGCTGGGCATATAATAAGCATTTTTAAGTGTTAGATTTtactatgattattattcaaaatcTGGGATAAGAGAAGGCAAAGAAGTTACAGTAAAAGAGATACAAAACACATGTGATAACCCCCCCATCAGTCCACAAGAGGTATTTTACGGCTCTTCATCACTACTATTTAGATCAAAACTGTTCTCCAATTATACATGACCCCTCAACATCTACTCACAATTATCCAGTATGATAGCTAAAGGGTCTAAAAAATCCTCGAGACCTAGTAACATGGCACCAAAATTaccatttatttttcattctccACTTTACCCCTACATGCTCAGAGGAATTTTCTTTAAACTCTGAGGTTGGGCATAAAGCGTTAACTCACAATTGAACCCAGAACCTAAAAAGCCCTTTTCTGAGACGACCAGATTTGAAACATCAGAAAAGGAGTCTTGTTTACCTACCACtcgcatatacatacatacatatacacacacacatacatacatattttctccctccactcttacCTTGCGAGCAATTGTTATACAAAAAAATTTAGCCCCCCATTATTCCTGTCCCAAGTCTCATTAATTAATAGTGGAATAATTCATGTTCTTGTTTCCTCTTtaggaaaaagagaagaatgtgCAAAATTCCTAAAGACCTATTAAAATGATAGATGAGcacatttgttttattatttttcaataaaTCCAAGTTAGGTTCACAATAATATTCCCAATTTTCAATAAAATGGTATCTCTAATAATCCCAAACATCTATTTAATTAATTAACTAAAAAATGGCACTTGAACAGAGTTATTCTATCTCTATCCTTATAAAGCCTATAATCTAATGTCAGGGTACAGATAAgctatatattttagaataaTAATAACTTAGAGTGGTAATTGTTAAGGACAGGCTACATAACCAGCACACAGAAGGAAGCTTTTGGAATGTAACATCTAAGCTATGACCTAAAACAGGTTAGCACACTATGGCTTGTGGGCAAATCTGTTCTGGTATTTGTTTTTGGTGTTGGGCTGTAAGCTAAGAACgatttttacattttcaaatggttgaaagaaagtaaaaaaaaaaaaaaatttgtgacaGATGAATAcagtatgaaattcaaattttagtgtccataaataaagttttattagaatacAGTCATGCTCATGATTTTGGGTATTGTGTATGGCTGGTTTTGTGCAACAACGCCAGGACTGCAACAGAGACTGTATGCTCTTCAAAGTCTAAAATACTTACTATAAGAccctttacaggaaaagtttgcCGACCCTGACCTAAAGGATGAGAAGGAGTTATTCAGATGGAGAGCTGTCTATGTTCTACAGAACCCTTACCAGtttaaaagacattttcaaaTGAGCAAAGGCTATCAAATCTTCAAAATTTAACCACATGTTTATGATGTTTAACTAGCAATAAGCTCTTCATTGAAATGCTACAGATTTATCACAGAGGTTATTAGTCTAATCTAAGTTGTTACACACACGAAGGCTGGAAACTTTTagtaaaatgaatttttttctagaaataatgcatgccttctacatttgtttgccaactgtgccccccCTCTGCGAGGTATTTTCATTAAGTGagctatactaattttttttttacagcaacttgtaaaaaaatattagcatagcagcacttatgaaaatatctcatggAGGGAGGACAAAGTCAGTAAACatgtagaaggtgcatgttatttgcataaagatACAGTACTTATTTCAAATATAAGTTGCTAACCTATATAAACAAATATATGCATGcaaatacatatgtgtatatatatatacacacacacacacatacatatacatatatttccccTGACAAAAATGAAGAGTTACAATAATGGATTTAAGAGACATCAAATCAATTATGTATTTAATTCCCTAAAACCAAGATTAACAACTATTGAGTGGTGGTTGCACAGCATGATTAacgtaattgatatcactaaaccgtacacctgaaaaatgttgaatcagCAAATGCTGTTATGTAtcttttcacaattaaaaaaaattaataaatagcatgtaaaaaagaaaaagaccagactgaaagGCTTCTGTGACTGTCTATACCATGGTCCTCCTTCATTAGCATTAGCAATCAAGAGGTGGAAAGTAGTGTGGAAGAGTGTGGCTCTGGGGCGAATGAGATATACGAGGTCACGTAACTCTTTTGGGCCTGAGTTTCTCACCTATAATGAAGGTAGGCTGAGCTAGATGATCTCTAAGGTCCATTCCAGCTCTAAATTCTATGTAGACCAAAGTTGTTAAAAAGAGTGCAAAgccataaaaatatgaaaatcagAATATTATTTCATGTCAAAAGCTAAAATGCTAATGTAATAATTAGAGTTGAATGAATATACAAACTCAATGAAGAGTGGAAAAATGACCACCAAAGCACTGTCCCAAAAGGTTCATTAGTTCTTTGCACAATACCTGATCACTGGATAAATTCCATACTCCATTGATTTTATCATATACATGTTCTTGTGGTAATAATCTCAGTTGCTTGTTTTGAATTAACGCACTTCTCAATTTAAAATCACGATACATTTTAGATGTTTCATATGCTCtatgaaaaaagaataaacaaaaggtCATCCCAAACTGAAAATGTGGTTTTCGTAGGTTATGTTTACTTAACTATTAAAATATAGTGTTGTTAGTATTTATGTATATCACACAATTAATATGGTAAATTAAAGAAATTTTCTTTACAATAGATTCTGCTAATTAGAGTTTTTTGTAGATTTTCATTATTTGTCATTTTGGTATATATCTCAGTAAtctatttttttagattttatctcCGTAATCTgtttttttagattaaaaaaaaaattttttttttttttaatttttaaggcaATATGTACCATACAGCACAAATAATAGCAAACAGACTTTTCTCGCTAAACAAAAACAATGATTACacatacaaaaaaccaaacccattgtcatcaagttgatgctgcctcacagcgaccctataggacatagtaaaactgcccccatagggtttccaaagaatggctggtagattcgaactgctgctctcttggttagcagctgtagctcttaactaatGCGCTACAAGGGCTCCAACTGCACATTATTGACAGGGAaattccctccccctgccccgccATCAAAATGCTTCTCTTTGTTTTTTCACCTGTTTAAGGTAAAAATACCATTATTCTTTTGACAAAATTACTCTGATTACTTTTCTCACGGCAACCTGGAAATAATACTAGGCTCACATCTATCTCTATATAGAAAATGACAATGAGTCTATACCAACTCCAAAAGGGAAACTGTGAGTGTGTATGCGTgacagcgtgtgtgtgtgtgtgtctgcatgagAGTGTGTGTAAAAATCTTCATgactcttttctttctgtttctctttgaTAAACattaaatacaggaaaaaaaaattatggttaaCTTTTGATTAGTTAATTCTAATTTtaccccaaggagccctggtggtgcaatggttatatGCTGGGTTACTAACaggaaagttggtggtttgaacccacccatcggctctgcaggaaaaagacctggcaatatgctcccataaagattatagcctagaaaatcccacggcgcagttctactctgtcacatgggatcagtatgagtcacaaattgactcgatggcatccaacaacaacaacaattttactcCATATAAAAACAGGCTACGTTATGCCTTAGTAAGAGTAATAAAAGGATTTTCTTAGctttaataattttataattaatttataTAAATTGTAATACTCATTGTTAAACTCTAGTTTTTACTTTAATTAACCTAATATGTAAACTGTGAAACAGCAGGATTTGAGCATTCTGCCTATATATCTCAACTTGGTTTAGTGCTGCTACTACCAATACTTAAACCTGTGGGAAAAAATGGAAGCTATACCGTAAATTATTTAGGGGGGAATACTTATATAACATTTTCATACTACTAAATGAAAGCAGCTTTCATGTTCCCTTTAAAACTTCATTTCATAGCACATCTCCATGGAAAATGAAACGAAGAGCTGAAGTACAGGTAGGTATATGCCCAAGAGAATGGAAAACATGTGTTCACATAAAAATGTGTACGTGAATGTTCttaacagcattattcataacagccaaatgGTGGAAATAACCCCAATGCCCATCAgctgaagaatggataaacaaaatttggtatacccacacaatggaatattacccagtcacaaacagaaatgaagtactgatacatgctacaacatgaatgaaacttgaaaacattaggctaagtgaaagaagccaaacacaaaagaccacatattatatgattccatttatatgaaatgtccagaatagacaaatacatagagacagaaagtaaatcagtggttgtcaggggctgAGGGTTGTCAGGGGAGTGCACAACGACTGCTAACCAGTATGGGGTTTCTCTTGGAGTGCTGAAATATCccagaattagatagtggtgatggctgcacaaccttgtgaatatactaaaaaccactaaattatgtatatgtatgtatttgccTGTCATTTTAGCcaagcttttttaaaagaaatcataGTACTtagaactgattaaaaaaaaaagtgagcaagCTAAAGTagtgaaaagaaaagaatttagcaaacaaaaacaaaacaaggaaattCTTTACAGAAACCTCCCAAACATGCTTTCTACTGCTAGAAAATAACcttttttaattaatgaattaTCTAACTTGGTTATCTACAATGAATAAATTCTCCATGACAGCTATTTTAATAGAATCCTCAGTGGAAATTTTTATAATTCTTCTGTAGTCTCATGTGTTCTATAAATACTTTCGAAGTGTTTATCAAATGATAATGAAATGTGTTCTAAAGCAGTCTTCAGAATATTTTACAACGGAGCTTGGAGGGAGACTGCACACTTTAAATTTTATCTTCTAAATATTTGTATCACAgaattgctttaaaaatattcaataatcCATAAAGTATTACTATACCTGTGTACTGCAATCACAGAAGTAAAAAGTCTAGGACTTCCAGGAACCACATTTGTAAATATAAATTCAAAACGAGTACTGTTACATTTTGTTAGGATATAAAGAGCTTCAGTTTGGCCTCGTAATTTCTGTAAGGACAAATTCATTCACAAGTTCAGATTTTAAGATCAACTCCTCACTTACAGTGAAAACATGAATGTTAACCTCAAATAGCTACTGTTTCTTCACTATACATATACATTTCAATAAGATTTTTTCAGACTTACAGAGTTAGCAGTCCTTGTTGTAATATTCAATATGCAGTTGTAACCAACAGCTAAaattcaaaatcaaagaatttagAGAACATGATACAGTAAATTGAGAAAAAGTATTTTGCTAAAAatcatatatacataatttttaagttttaaaaactgaagatatataaggaca includes:
- the BBS5 gene encoding Bardet-Biedl syndrome 5 protein isoform X1, coding for MGKGMEWLKDICSEAKKVAQRSSTRPSATAASTSKRLVEPHVSNQLWRKCRAAGVKAFTLPEKPWVSALAVDVVTDAACCLGASETRLGLSRCGDSPPRAAITMSVLDALWEDRDVRFDVSSQQMKTRPGEVLIDCLDSIEDTKGNNGDRGRLLVTNLRIIWHSLALPRVNLSVGYNCILNITTRTANSKLRGQTEALYILTKCNSTRFEFIFTNVVPGSPRLFTSVIAVHRAYETSKMYRDFKLRSALIQNKQLRLLPQEHVYDKINGVWNLSSDQGNLGTFFITNVRIVWHANMNDSFNVSIPYLQIRSIKIRDSKFGLALVIESSQQSGGYVLGFKIDPVEKLQESVKEINSLHKVYSASPIFGVDYEMEEKPQPLEALTVEQIQDDVEIDSDNHTDAFVAYFADGNKQQDREPVFSEELGLAIEKLKDGITLQGLWEVMS